A single genomic interval of Labrus bergylta chromosome 18, fLabBer1.1, whole genome shotgun sequence harbors:
- the grem1b gene encoding gremlin-1, translated as MAISTRILCGMVFIIGLLSSPVDSKRNQGSQGAIPHPDKNNPNESEQQPQPPQAGSGSRQRQGSSSPADEVLESSQEALHVTERQYLKRDWCKTQPLKQTIHEEGCVSRTIINRFCYGQCNSFYIPRHIRREEGAFQSCSFCKPKRFTTMTFTLNCPDQQPPTKKKRIQRVKQCRCISIDLD; from the coding sequence ATGGCGATCTCGACGCGTATCCTCTGCGGTATGGTTTTCATCATCGGGTTGCTTTCCTCTCCCGTGGATTCCAAAAGAAACCAAGGTTCACAAGGCGCCATCCCTCATCCTGACAAAAACAACCCAAACGAATCGGAGCAGCAACCGCAGCCTCCACAGGCAGGCTCCGGGTCCCGGCAGAGGCAGGGCTCATCCTCACCGGCCGACGAGGTGTTGGAGTCCAGCCAAGAAGCTTTGCATGTGACGGAGCGCCAGTATTTGAAACGGGACTGGTGCAAGACGCAACCCCTCAAGCAGACCATCCACGAGGAGGGCTGCGTCAGCCGCACCATCATCAACCGCTTCTGTTACGGACAGTGCAACTCGTTCTACATCCCCCGGCACATCCGCAGGGAGGAGGGAGCCTTCCAGTCTTGCTCGTTCTGTAAGCCAAAGCGTTTCACCACCATGACTTTTACATTGAACTGTCCGGACCAGCAGCCTCCCACCAAGAAGAAACGCATCCAGCGCGTCAAACAGTGCCGCTGTATATCCATAGACCTTGACTAG